One window of the Nicotiana tabacum cultivar K326 chromosome 4, ASM71507v2, whole genome shotgun sequence genome contains the following:
- the LOC107815360 gene encoding ras-related protein Rab7-like, whose product MASRRRMLLKVIILGDSGVGKTSLMNQYVNRKFSNQYKATIGADFLTKEVQFEDRLYTLQIWDTAGQERFQSLGVAFYRGADCCVLVYDVNVMKSFENLNNWREEFLIQASPSDPENFPFVVLGNKIDVDGGNSRVVSEKKAKAWCASKGIPYFETSAKEGFNVDAAFQCIAKNALKNEPEEEIYLPDTIDVAGGNQSRSTGCEC is encoded by the exons ATGGCTTCTCGAAGGCGAATGCTTCTCAAGGTCATAATCCTTGGCGATAGCGG GGTGGGGAAGACATCTCTGATGAACCA GTATGTGAATCGCAAGTTTAGCAACCAATACAAAGCCACAATTGGAGCTGATTTCTTGACAAAAGAAGTTCAATTTGAGGATAGGTTGTACACGTTACAG ATATGGGATACGGCTGGGCAAGAAAGGTTCCAAAGCCTTGGTGTGGCTTTCTATCGTGGAGCAGATTGTTGTGTTCTAGTGTATGATGTGAATGTCATGAAGTCATTTGAGAACCTTAACAACTGGAGAGAAGAATTTTTGATCCAG GCCAGCCCATCTGATCCTGAGAACTTCCCATTCGTTGTATTGGGGAATAAGATAGATGTTGACGGTGGCAACAGCCGAGTG GTGTCTGAGAAGAAAGCCAAGGCATGGTGTGCCTCCAAAGGGATACCTTACTTTGAGACATCCGCAAAGGAGGGATTCAATGTGGATGCAGCTTTCCAGTGTATAGCCAAAAATGCTCTGAAAAATGAGCCTGAAGAAGAAAT ATACCTTCCGGATACTATCGATGTTGCTGGCGGAAATCAATCAAGATCAACTGGATGTGAATGTTGA